The Chlorocebus sabaeus isolate Y175 chromosome 16, mChlSab1.0.hap1, whole genome shotgun sequence genome window below encodes:
- the C16H17orf114 gene encoding uncharacterized protein C17orf114 homolog: MGLKGAWCFPWCGCRRQRGTERGAGLSPAAPPDPSPAIAPIMAEGGVPSPGPGAYFSRKARLSFRHQLHDIASANDSTI, encoded by the exons ATGGGTCTGAAGGGGGCATGGTGTTTCCCATGGTGCGGGTGCCGGAGACAGCGGGGGACTGAAAGAGGAGCAG GCCTGAGTCCTGCTGCCCCTCCAGATCCCAGTCCAGCTATAGCCCCCATCATGGCTGAGGGAGGGGTACCCTCGCCAGGGCCTGGTGCCTACTTCAGCAGGAAAGCCCGACTCTCCTTCCGCCACCAGCTGCATGACATAGCATCGGCCAATGACTCCACCATTTGA
- the PLD2 gene encoding phospholipase D2 — translation MMATPESLFPTGDELDSSQLQMESDEVDTLREGEDPADRMHPFLAIYELQPLKVHPLVFAPGVPVTAQVVGTERYTSGSKVGTCTLYSVRLTHGDFTWTTKKKFRHFQELHRDLLRHKVLMSLLPLARFAVAYSPAQDAANREMPSLPRAGPEGSTRHAASKQKYLENYLNRLLTMSFYRNYHALTEFLEVSQLSFIPDLGCKGLEGTIRKRSGGHRVPGLTCCGRDQVCYRWSKRWLVVKDSFLLYMCLETGAISFVQLFDPGFEVQVGKRSTEARYGVRIDTSHRSLILKCSSYRQARWWAQEITELARGPGRDFLQLHQHDSYAPPRPGTLARWFVNGAGYFAAVADAILRAQEEIFITDWWLSPEVYLKRPAHSDDWRLDIMLKRKAEEGVRVSILLFKEVELALGINSGYSKRALMLLHPNIKVMRHPDQVTLWAHHEKLLVVDQVVAFLGGLDLAYGRWDDLHYRLTDLGGSSESAASQPPTPCPDSPATPDLSHNQFFWLGKDYSNLITKDWVQLDRPFEDFIDRETTPRMPWRDVGVVVHGLPARDLARHFIQRWNFTKTTKAKYKTPTYLYLLPKSTSTANQLPFTLPGGQCTTVQVLRSVDRWSAGTLENSILNAYLHTIKESQHFLYIENQFFISCSDGRTVLNKVGDEIVDRILKAHKQGQCFRVYVLLPLLPGFEGDISTGGGNSIQAILHFTYRTLCRGEYSILHRLKAAMGTAWRDYISICGLRTHGELGGHPVSELIYIHSKMLIADDRTVIIGSANINDRSLLGKRDSELAVLIEDTEMEPSLMNGVEYQAGRFALSLRKHCFSVILGANTRPDLDLRDPVCDDFFQLWQDTAESNANIYEQIFRCLPTNATRSLRTLREYVAVEPLATVSPPLARSELTQVQGHLVHFPLKFLEDESLLPPLGSKEGMIPLEVWT, via the exons ATGATGGCGACCCCTGAGAGCCTCTTCCCCACTGGGGACGAACTGGACTCCAGCCAGCTCCAGATGGAGTCCGATGAGGTGGACActctgagggagggagaggaccCAG CCGACCGGATGCACCCGTTTCTGGCCATCTATGAgcttcagcctctgaaagtgcacCCCTTGGTGTTCGCACCTGGGGTCCCTGTCACAGCCCAGGTGGTGGGCACCGAAAGATACACCAGCGGATCCAAG GTGGGAACCTGCACTCTGTATTCTGTCCGCTTGACTCACGGCGACTTTACCTGGACAACCAAGAAGAAGTTCCGTCATTTTCAGGAGCTGCATCGGGACCTCCTGAGACACAAAGTCTTGATGAGTCTGCTCCCTCTGGCTCG TTTTGCCGTTGCCTATTCTCCAGCCCAAGATGCAGCCAACAGAGAGATGCCCTCTCTACCCCGGGCAGGTCCTGAGGGCTCCACCAGACATGCAGCCAGCAAGCAG AAATACCTGGAGAATTACCTCAATCGCCTCTTGACCATGTCTTTCTATCGCAACTACCATGCCTTG ACAGAATTCCTGGAAGTCAGTCAGCTGTCCTTTATCCCAGACCTGGGCTGCAAAGGGCT GGAGGGGACGATCCGGAAGCGCTCAGGTGGCCACCGCGTTCCTGGCCTCACCTGCTGTGGCCGAGACCAAGTTTGTTATCGCTGGTCCAAGAG GTGGCTGGTGGTGAAGGACTCCTTCCTGCTGTACATGTGCCTCGAGACGGGTGCCATCTCATTTGTTCAGCTCTTTGACCCTGGCTTTGAGGTGCAGGTGGGGAAAAGGAGCACGGAGGCACGGTACGGTGTGCGGATCGACACCTCCCACAG GTCCTTGATTCTCAAGTGCAGCAGCTACCggcaggcacggtggtgggcccAAGAGATCACTGAGCTGGCGCGGGGCCCAGGCAGAGACTTCCTACAGCTGCACCAGCATGACAGCTACGCCCCACCCCGGCCTGGGACCTTGGCCCGGTG GTTTGTGAATGGGGCAGGTTACTTTGCTGCTGTGGCAGATGCCATTCTTCGAGCTCAAGAGGAGATTTTCATCACAGACTGGTG GTTGAGTCCTGAGGTTTACCTGAAGCGTCCGGCCCATTCAGATGACTGGAGACTGGACATTATGCTCAAGAGAAAGGCG GAGGAGGGTGTCCGCGTGTCCATTCTGCTGTTTAAGGAAGTGGAATTGGCCTTGGGCATCAACAGTGGCTATAGCAAGAGGGCACTGATGCTGCTGCACCCCAACATAAAG GTGATGCGTCACCCAGACCAAGTGACGCTGTGGGCCCATCATGAGAAGCTCCTGGTGGTGGACCAAGTGGTAGCATTCCTGGGGGGACTGGACCTTGCCTATGGCCGCTGGGATGACCTGCACTACCGACTGACTGACCTTGGAGGCTCCTCTGAATCAGCTGCCTCCCAG CCTCCCACCCCGTGCCCAGACTCGCCGGCCACCCCAGACCTCTCTCACAACCAATTCTTCTGGCTGGGCAAGGACTACAGCAATCTTATCACCAAGGACTGGGTGCAGCTCGACCGGCCTTTCGAAG ATTTCATTGACAGGGAGACGACCCCTCGGATGCCATGGCGGGACGTTGGGGTGGTCGTCCACGGCCTACCTGCCCGGGACCTCGCCCGGCACTTCATCCAGCGCTGGAACTTCACCAAG ACCACCAAGGCCAAGTACAAGACTCCCACGTACCTCTACCTGCTTCCCAAGTCTACCAGCACTGCCAACCAGCTCCCCTTCACGCTCCCAGGGGGGCAGTGCACCACTGTGCAG GTCTTGCGGTCAGTGGACCGCTGGTCAGCAGGGACTCTGGAGAACTCCATCCTCAACGCCTACCTCCACACCATCAAGGAGAGCCAGCACTTCCTCTACATTGAG AATCAGTTCTTCATTAGCTGCTCAGATGGGCGGACGGTTCTGAACAAGGTGGGCGATGAGATTGTGGACAGAATCCTGAAGGCCCACAA ACAGGGGCAGTGTTTCCGTGTCTACGTGCTTTTGCCCTTACTCCCTGGCTTCGAGGGTGATATCTCCACGGGTGGTGGCAACTCCATTCAGGCCATTCTGCATTTTACTTACAG GACCCTGTGTCGTGGGGAGTATTCAATCCTGCATCGCCTCAAAGCAGCCA TGGGGACAGCATGGCGGGACTATATTTCCATCTGCGGGCTTCGTACACACGGAGAGCTGGGCGGGCACCCCGTCTCGGAGCTCATCTACATCCACAGCAAGATGCTCATCGCAGATGACCGGACAGTCATCATCG GTTCTGCAAACATCAATGACCGGAGCTTGCTGGGGAAGCGGGACAGTGAGCTGGCCGTGCTGATCGAGGACACAGAGATGGAACCATCCCTCATGAATGGGGTGGAGTATCAGGCGGGCAGGTTTGCCTTGAGTCTTCGGAAGCACTGCTTCAG TGTGATTCTTGGAGCAAATACCCGGCCAGACTTGGATCTCCGAGACCCCGTCTGTGATGACTTCTTCCAGTTGTGGCAAGACACAGCTGAGAGCAACGCCAACATCTATGAGCAG ATCTTCCGCTGCCTACCGACCAATGCCACGCGTTCCCTGCGGACACTCCGGGAGTATGTGGCCGTGGAGCCCTTGGCCACCGTCAGTCCTCCCTTGGCTCGGTCTGAGCTCACCCAGGTCCAGGGCCACCTGGTCCACTTCCCCCTCAAGTTCCTCGAGGACGAGTCTTTGTTGCCCCCGCTGGGTAGCAAGGAGGGCATGATCCCCCTAGAAGTGTGGACATAG